In Pseudomonadota bacterium, the genomic stretch CATCGTCACCCAGGCCGGGGAGCGATGTGCGTTCCAGGAGTGGTTCGTGCGACGCCAGCAGCGCGACCCCGTGGCCACGGTCGAGTTCACCGACGTCGCGCTCGCCCACGCTCCCGCGGGGGTGAGCGAGGCCCTTGCCCAGGCCGAGCTCGTGGTGGTGTGCCCGTCGAACCCGTTCCTGAGCGTGGCCCCGGTGATGGCCGTGCCAGGGCTTGCCGACAGCCTGCTGGCCAGTCCGGCCCTGCGCGTGGGCGTGAGCCCCATCGTCGGGGGCCAGGCGCTGAAGGGGCCCGCAGCGGCCATGCTGGCCTCGATGGGACACGAGGTGAGCGCCCTCGGCGTGGCGCGGCTGCAGGCTGGGCTCGTGCATACGTTCTTCATCGACGAAGCCGACGCGCATATGGCCGACGCGATTGCCGGCCTGGGCATCGAGCCGGTGGTTGCCCCCATCATCATGCGCGGCCCCGACGACCGCGAAGCCCTGGCGCGCCGCATCATCGCGCACGCCGTAGCGCGGCGCGCGTTGGCCTCTTCGCCATGAGGGTCGCGGCCGTACCGGTGAAACCCATGCGGGACGCGAAGAGCCGTCTCGACGTCGATGATCGCGGCGAGATCGCCATCCGCATGCTCGACCACGTGCTCGAAGCACTGGTCACCTCACAGTGCTTCGACCGCATCGCGGTGGTATCACCCGACCCCGCCGTGCTCGCGCGGGCGGAACGCGCCGGTCTGGTCGCTGTCGAGCAGCGTTCGATCGGCCTCAACCCCGCCTGTGAGGAAGCCGCCGCCTGGGCACGGACCTGTGGGGCCGACCTGCTGCTGCTCGCCCACGCAGACCTCCCCCATCTGCGCCCCTACGACGTGCGCCAGATGGTCGAGAGCACGGAAGCGGTCTGGAAGAAACCGTCATCCGCCCTTCGCCGCGCGCGCGCGCAGGGTTTGGTGGCCCTGGCACCGGACCGACACGGCACGGGCACGAACGTGCTCATCGCCTCCCCGCCCGACGTGATGCGCTTCGCCTTCGGAGTCGACAGCCGGATGCGCCATCGCGAGGCCGCTCGGCGGGAAGGCGTTGCGCTGATCGAGTTCGTGTCGGCGGGAACCGCGTTTGACGTCGATACCTCTGCCGACATGGCCGAGACCCCCCCTACACTCGAAGCGCCGCTGCTGGAGTGCACCGCATGAGCGTCACCTTCACCCCCGTCACAGGGCTTCCGGAGATCTGCGCCGGCGACGACCTGGGAGCGCGTCTGGCCACGCATCTGAGAGGTGATCTGGAGACGGGTGACATTCTCGTGATCACCCAGAAGATCGTGAGCAAGGCCGAGGGACGGCTGGTCGCACTCGAAGAGGTTCAGCCCTCTCCGCTGGCCGAGACGTTCGCGCGGGCCCACGACCGCGATCCGCGCCACATCGAGGTCGTGCTGCGCGAGAGCCGGCGCGTGCTGCGCATGGCGGCTGGAGGTCTGGTCATCAGCGAGACCCACCACGGCCTCGTCTGCGCGCACGCCGGGGTCGACATGTCGAATGTCGACGGCGGGGAGACAGCGTGCCTGCTGCCCGTCGACCCGGACGCGTCCGCCCTCGCGCTGCACGAGCAGCTGAAGGCGCTGCTCGACCTGCACGTTC encodes the following:
- the cofE gene encoding coenzyme F420-0:L-glutamate ligase; this encodes MSVTFTPVTGLPEICAGDDLGARLATHLRGDLETGDILVITQKIVSKAEGRLVALEEVQPSPLAETFARAHDRDPRHIEVVLRESRRVLRMAAGGLVISETHHGLVCAHAGVDMSNVDGGETACLLPVDPDASALALHEQLKALLDLHVPIIISDSFGRAWRNGIVNVAIGVAGMEALTDYRGQVDAGGYELKASLMATADALAAGAELVCGKSDGVPVVRVRGFGYTRGAGRGADLIMEPTRNLFP
- the cofC gene encoding 2-phospho-L-lactate guanylyltransferase, which gives rise to MRVAAVPVKPMRDAKSRLDVDDRGEIAIRMLDHVLEALVTSQCFDRIAVVSPDPAVLARAERAGLVAVEQRSIGLNPACEEAAAWARTCGADLLLLAHADLPHLRPYDVRQMVESTEAVWKKPSSALRRARAQGLVALAPDRHGTGTNVLIASPPDVMRFAFGVDSRMRHREAARREGVALIEFVSAGTAFDVDTSADMAETPPTLEAPLLECTA
- a CDS encoding 2-phospho-L-lactate transferase — its product is MADGLYRALAPDSLTVVVNTGDDFEHFGLTICPDLDTVMYTLAGMADPVNGWGVAGDTRHAMQQLAAYGADDWFIVTDRDLATHVRRTHLLRQGGSLTAVTDALREALGVRARLLPMADRPVSTCIVTQAGERCAFQEWFVRRQQRDPVATVEFTDVALAHAPAGVSEALAQAELVVVCPSNPFLSVAPVMAVPGLADSLLASPALRVGVSPIVGGQALKGPAAAMLASMGHEVSALGVARLQAGLVHTFFIDEADAHMADAIAGLGIEPVVAPIIMRGPDDREALARRIIAHAVARRALASSP